The genomic window TCTCAGCTGGTGCGTAAAGAGGCTGTCCGCCCCGTCCATCTTGACCATGGCGAGCACGTAGGGGGTCTCGACATCCATGAAGCCCGGAACGAACTCGCTCACCGAGAAGCTGACGAGGGTTCCGGTGCCGGGAAGCTCCTTCCATTTGCATATCTCGAGACAATCGGGACACACGGGCCTGGGGATTGCCCAGACAAAGCCGCACTTGGGGCACTCGGTCGCGAAAAACTTCTTGTTTTCCAGCTCGATGAAGAACTTGGAGTACTTGCCCAGGCTGTGTCTGTAGGTTATTTCCATATTCCACTCGATCCGCATGATCTCGCGGAAGTCCTTCCACGGGTCCTGATCCTCCCTGTTGATCGGATTGTAGCTCAGTTTTGGGCCGATAGGATCGTCCGCCGTGAAGACCTGTAGTTTGGTTTTGACCATCCCCCTATCCTTCGGATCGATGTCTTCTATCTTTGGAAGCTTAGGGTAAAGGGTCTTTTCGGGATCTTGAAAAACGTTCTTTGCCATCTTATTATCTCCTCTCTTTTAGTCGACACGACGGAAAATGTTGACCGCCACGTAAGTTCCCGTGCCGCCGTGGGAGTCCATCCCCCCCTGGCCGTTGGTGAGCTTGACCTGACGCTGGGGGTGGGCCTCTTCCCTTAACTGGGTGAGTACTTCTATGCCCTGATTTATCCCCGTGGCGCCCACCGGGTGTCCCATGCCGATAAGGCCACCGGAGGTGTTTATCGGAATCTCGCCGCCGATGTCGAAGTAGCCCTCCTCGTAGAGCTTTCCGCTCTGACCGTATCCGCAGAGTCTCAAATCCTCACAGCTTACAAGCTCAACGCCGGAGTAGGCGTCGTGGACCTCGAAGCAGTCAAGCTCCTTGGCCGGGTTTTTGATGCCCGCCATCTTGTAGGCCTGCTCGGAGGCGAACTTCTTCGCCCTGAAGTGGGTGATGCCTGGATACGGGAACGGCCTGTCGGCAAGGCGCATGTAGTCGGTCCCGGAGCCGGTGCCCACAAGCTCGATCCTCGGCTTTCTGTACCACGATGTGGAGTGCGTCTTTGCCCATTCCTCGGTGGCAAAGATAAGACAGGACGCGCCATCCGAGAGGAGACAGTTGTCCAGAATCTTATAGGGTGAAGTGATAAGGGGCGAGTTCATCACGTCGTCCACAGTGATCTTCATGGGGCTCTGGGCGTACTCGTTGTACATCGCGTTTCTGTGGTTCTTTACGCTGGCCAGCGCAAACTGCTCCTCCTTGGTGCCGTACTTTTCCATATGGGAAAGCATCATCAGCGCGTAGTATGCGATGTAGAATCCCGCCACCTGAACCTCCCAGTCGGTGTCGGACGCCAGGGCGATGAACTGCTGGGCAACGTCCGACGGGACGTGGCGTCCCATGTTCTCCGACCCGTACACTATCATGGAATCGCAGAGGCCCGCCTTGATGTAGGCGTAGGCGTTCCTGATGGCGAGTCCCCCCGTGCCGCCGCCGCCCTCGACCCTGACGTTCGGCTTCGGGCACATGCCGATGCAGTCGTGAAAGATCGCCCCCTGTTTCAACTGCTTGTCGAAGTGGTCGGAGAAGTAGCTCGTGGTTGCGTGTTCGATGTCGGCTATCTCTACTCCCGCGTCTTTAACGGCTTCCATGGCCGCCTCGACAACCCAGTCCCTGATATTGCCGTCCGGGCGCTCGGCGGCCATCTTGGAAATACCGCCGCCCAGAACGAAAACCCTTCTGTCGCTCATAAAAATCCTCCTCTAATAGAACTTCTGTTTTTCCTAATCATCTTATAACTGTATCTCTCAGTCATTTCGAGTTGCGCGATGAGAAATAATTCAGCGTTGAAAAAGACCAAAGCATTACTCGCCTCGCCCTAAACGACTGGGAAACCGTCTTAAGGCCCGGTTCCCCTCCCTCCCCCCTTCCTTTCCCCATTCCCCACTCCCGGCCCTTAATTTCCGCATATTAACAAATTCCGGGATCGACCTCATACTGTGGATTTCAAGGCCCCAATATATTGAGCAAGTATTTTATCAGTGCCCATAACTAAATGATATAACTATAACTGTCCAATTGACGCCCTTTTGTCTTTGGGGCCTTCAGGTTTCATCCCCTGGGCCTTACGTTTCCCCTTATCCACTCGACTATCTTGTCCGTATCGTCGCCGGGTGTGAAGATCGCGCCGACACCCATCTCCTTCAGCTTCATAATATCGTCGTCCGGGATTATCCCGCCGCCGAAGACCGTGATGTCGTCGGCGCCCTCCTCCTTCAAGAGCCTGATCACCTCGGAAAAGAGGTGATTGTGTGCGCCGGAGAGGATCGAGAGCCCCACGCCGTCCACGTCCTCCTGCACTGCGGCGGAGACTATCATCTCCGGGGTCTGGTGAAGGCCGGTGTAGATCACCTCCATCCCGGCGTCCCGAAGGGCCCTGGCGACCACCTTGACGCCCCTGTCGTGCCCGTCGAGGCCCGGTTTCCCTATTAATATCCTGAGTTTTCTATCATCTTTCAATTACATGACCTCCTGAAAAAAACGGCGGATTTTTCTCCACCGTTTATATATACCCCGGATCTTTGTACTCCCCGAAGACCTCCTTTAGGGTGCCGGTCATCTCCTGAAGGGTGGCGTAGGCCTTTACGGATTCGAGGATGTGGGGCATGACGTTTTCCGTTCCCTCGGCGGCCTTCTTGAGCTTTGCCAGCTCCTCCTTTACCTTTGCGTTGTCCCGCTTTTTTATAACCTCGTTCAGGCGCTGTTTCTGCTCCCTCTCCACCGATTCGTCTATCACGAGGGTGTCTATCTCGCTATCTTCTTCCATGACGTATTTGTTGACGCCCACCATGATCTTTTCTCCCCTCTCCAGCTGCCTCTGATAGTGGTATGCGGCGTCCGCTATCTCTCTTTGGGGGAAACCGTTCTCTATGGCGGAGATTATCCCGCCCATCTCGTCGATCTTGTTTATGTAGTCAAAGGCCTGCTCTTCCATCCTGTTGGTCAGCGCCTCTACAAAGTACGAACCGCCGAGGGGATCGGTGGTGTTTGTGACTCCGCTCTCGTCGGCTATTATCTGCTGCGTTCTCAGGGCGATGGTTACGGCTTCCTCGGTGGGGAGAGAGAGGGTCTCGTCAAGCGAGTTTGTATGTAGCGACTGGGTTCCCCCCATGACCGCCGCCAGGGCCTGGATCGTTGTCCTGATTATATTATTCATCGGCTGCTGAGCGGCCAGCGAGCATCCTGCGGTCTGGGTGTGGAAGCGAAGCATCATCGACCTGGGGTCTTTTGGATTGAAGCGCTCCTTCATGATCTTCGCCCACATCCTCCTGGCAGCCCTGAACTTTGCCACCTCCTCGAAGAAGTCGTTGTGGGAGTTGAAGAAGTATGAGAGCCTTGGGGCGAACTCGTCGACGGTAAGGCCGGCCTTGAGGGCGGCGTTGACGTAGCCTATCCCGTCGGCCAGGGTGAAGGCCAGTTCCTGGACGGCGGTGGAGCCCGCCTCCCGGATGTGGTAGCCGGAGATCGATATCGTGTTCCAGCGGGGCACCTTGTCCTTGGCAAAGGCCAACAGGTCGGTTATGATCCTCATCGACTCCCTGGGCGGGAATATCCAAGATTTCTGGGCGATGTACTCCTTCAGGATGTCGTTCTGTATCGTCCCCCCGATCTTGCTTGACGAGATCCCCTGCTTTTCCGCCACGGCGATATACATGCAAAGGAGAATAGAGGCGGGGGCGTTTGTGGTCATGGACGTTGTGACCTTGTCCAGAGGGATGCCGTTAAAGAGATCTTCCATGTCGGCCAGGGTATCTATCGCGACGCCGCACTTTCCCACCTCCCCC from Candidatus Zymogenus saltonus includes these protein-coding regions:
- a CDS encoding OB-fold domain-containing protein; translation: MAKNVFQDPEKTLYPKLPKIEDIDPKDRGMVKTKLQVFTADDPIGPKLSYNPINREDQDPWKDFREIMRIEWNMEITYRHSLGKYSKFFIELENKKFFATECPKCGFVWAIPRPVCPDCLEICKWKELPGTGTLVSFSVSEFVPGFMDVETPYVLAMVKMDGADSLFTHQLRNWGTERTKIKTGMPVKVVYTKEPVIHPMLLMWYEPA
- a CDS encoding thiolase domain-containing protein (Catalyzes the synthesis of acetoacetyl coenzyme A from two molecules of acetyl coenzyme A. It can also act as a thiolase, catalyzing the reverse reaction and generating two-carbon units from the four-carbon product of fatty acid oxidation), translated to MSDRRVFVLGGGISKMAAERPDGNIRDWVVEAAMEAVKDAGVEIADIEHATTSYFSDHFDKQLKQGAIFHDCIGMCPKPNVRVEGGGGTGGLAIRNAYAYIKAGLCDSMIVYGSENMGRHVPSDVAQQFIALASDTDWEVQVAGFYIAYYALMMLSHMEKYGTKEEQFALASVKNHRNAMYNEYAQSPMKITVDDVMNSPLITSPYKILDNCLLSDGASCLIFATEEWAKTHSTSWYRKPRIELVGTGSGTDYMRLADRPFPYPGITHFRAKKFASEQAYKMAGIKNPAKELDCFEVHDAYSGVELVSCEDLRLCGYGQSGKLYEEGYFDIGGEIPINTSGGLIGMGHPVGATGINQGIEVLTQLREEAHPQRQVKLTNGQGGMDSHGGTGTYVAVNIFRRVD
- a CDS encoding cobalamin B12-binding domain-containing protein; translation: MKDDRKLRILIGKPGLDGHDRGVKVVARALRDAGMEVIYTGLHQTPEMIVSAAVQEDVDGVGLSILSGAHNHLFSEVIRLLKEEGADDITVFGGGIIPDDDIMKLKEMGVGAIFTPGDDTDKIVEWIRGNVRPRG
- a CDS encoding methylmalonyl-CoA mutase family protein, producing the protein MAVNKKEDKEKGDPNVIAREKARWEEEVLNKFVQKNPERPERFTTVSDAEIDRLYGPWDLPDFDYLRDLGFPGEYPFTRGVYPTMYRGRLWTMRQFAGFSTAKETNERYKYLLSHGTTGLSVAFHMPTIMGICSSDTRSMGEVGKCGVAIDTLADMEDLFNGIPLDKVTTSMTTNAPASILLCMYIAVAEKQGISSSKIGGTIQNDILKEYIAQKSWIFPPRESMRIITDLLAFAKDKVPRWNTISISGYHIREAGSTAVQELAFTLADGIGYVNAALKAGLTVDEFAPRLSYFFNSHNDFFEEVAKFRAARRMWAKIMKERFNPKDPRSMMLRFHTQTAGCSLAAQQPMNNIIRTTIQALAAVMGGTQSLHTNSLDETLSLPTEEAVTIALRTQQIIADESGVTNTTDPLGGSYFVEALTNRMEEQAFDYINKIDEMGGIISAIENGFPQREIADAAYHYQRQLERGEKIMVGVNKYVMEEDSEIDTLVIDESVEREQKQRLNEVIKKRDNAKVKEELAKLKKAAEGTENVMPHILESVKAYATLQEMTGTLKEVFGEYKDPGYI